From Pararhodobacter zhoushanensis, the proteins below share one genomic window:
- a CDS encoding SulP family inorganic anion transporter: MISLDAYRAQWFGNSRQDLLSGLVVALALIPEAIAFSLIAGVDPKVGLYASFSIALITAITGGRPGMISAATAATAVLMVGLVRDYGLEYLLAATVLAGLLQIAMGLLKLGFVMRYVSKSVMTGFVNALAILIFMAQLPELNPASVTWLTYVLVAASLAIIYLFPLLTKAIPSPLVTIVVITSLTVYFGWDVRSVGDMGALPDTLPVFALPQIPLTLDTLLIILPYSLAVAVVGLLESLMTQNLVDELTDTKTSRDQECIGQGLANTATGFIGGMAGCAMIGQSMINVKSGGRGRLSSATAGVVLLILVVFLGDLVAKIPMPALVAIMIMVSVGTFSWSSIRSLRTHPRSSSLVMLATVVVVVWTHNLAIGVLVGVLLSGIFFAGKIAQLFRVTSTASSDGRSRTYVVEGQLFYGSVEDLMNAFDFKEALDRVTIDVSLAHIWDISSVQALDMAVLKFRRDGAEVEIVGMNAASETLMDTLSLQDKPGAMDALGAH, encoded by the coding sequence ATGATCTCGCTCGACGCTTACCGCGCGCAATGGTTCGGCAACTCGCGGCAGGATCTGTTGTCCGGCCTTGTCGTGGCTTTGGCACTGATCCCCGAAGCCATCGCTTTTTCGCTGATCGCGGGCGTAGACCCCAAGGTCGGGCTTTATGCCAGCTTCTCCATCGCGCTGATCACCGCAATCACCGGCGGGCGGCCCGGCATGATCTCGGCGGCGACCGCTGCCACGGCGGTGCTGATGGTCGGGCTGGTGCGCGATTACGGGCTGGAATACCTGCTGGCCGCGACGGTGCTGGCCGGTCTGCTGCAGATCGCCATGGGGCTGCTCAAGCTGGGCTTTGTGATGCGCTATGTGTCCAAATCGGTGATGACCGGCTTTGTGAACGCGCTGGCGATCCTGATCTTCATGGCGCAGTTGCCTGAGTTGAACCCGGCCTCGGTCACCTGGCTGACCTATGTGCTGGTCGCGGCCTCGCTGGCGATCATCTATCTGTTTCCACTGCTGACCAAGGCGATCCCCTCGCCGCTGGTGACGATTGTGGTGATCACCTCGCTCACTGTCTATTTCGGCTGGGACGTGCGCAGCGTCGGCGATATGGGCGCGTTGCCCGATACATTGCCGGTCTTTGCCCTGCCGCAGATCCCGCTGACGCTGGACACGCTGCTGATCATCCTGCCCTATTCGCTGGCCGTGGCCGTGGTTGGGCTGCTCGAAAGCCTGATGACGCAGAACCTTGTGGACGAGCTGACCGACACCAAAACCAGCCGCGATCAGGAGTGCATCGGTCAGGGTCTGGCCAATACCGCGACCGGGTTCATTGGCGGCATGGCAGGCTGCGCCATGATCGGGCAGTCGATGATCAACGTGAAATCCGGCGGGCGGGGGCGGTTGTCCTCGGCCACGGCGGGGGTGGTGTTGCTGATTCTGGTGGTGTTCCTGGGCGATCTGGTTGCCAAGATCCCGATGCCTGCGCTGGTGGCGATCATGATCATGGTCTCGGTCGGGACGTTCTCATGGTCGTCGATCCGATCGCTGCGCACCCATCCGCGCTCGTCCTCGCTGGTCATGCTGGCGACGGTCGTGGTGGTGGTCTGGACGCATAACCTTGCCATCGGCGTGCTGGTCGGCGTGCTGCTGTCGGGCATCTTCTTTGCCGGCAAGATCGCGCAGCTGTTCCGCGTCACCTCGACCGCCAGCAGCGACGGGCGCAGCCGGACCTATGTGGTCGAGGGGCAATTGTTCTATGGTTCGGTTGAAGATCTGATGAACGCCTTTGACTTCAAGGAAGCGCTGGACCGGGTGACCATCGACGTCAGCCTTGCGCATATCTGGGATATTTCCAGCGTTCAGGCCTTGGACATGGCGGTGCTCAAGTTCCGCCGCGACGGGGCCGAGGTCGAGATTGTCGGCATGAACGCGGCGTCCGAGACGCTGATGGACACGCTGTCCCTGCAAGACAAGCCCGGCGCGATGGACGCGCTGGGCGCGCATTGA
- a CDS encoding universal stress protein produces the protein MSEAPMDKIIALVDGSVYAASVCEHAAWIAGRTGAPVELLHVLGRREAPATQDLSGSIRLGARSSLLAELAALDEQRAKLISHRGREILDDARALVAAQGAVEITTRLRHGDLVEAVSEVEAQARVIVIGKRGEAADFAKGHLGSNMERIVRASHKPVMVASRAFRPIDKVLVAYDGGASAMKAVDHIARSPLFKGLRVEVVTVGSETAEVTKGLSDAKAMLRSAGIMADTRVLPGQPDKALGGYVDEAGFGMLVMGAYGHSRIRSLIIGSTTTEMVRSCKVPVVLMR, from the coding sequence ATGAGCGAAGCACCGATGGACAAGATCATCGCGCTGGTCGACGGCTCGGTCTACGCCGCCTCGGTCTGCGAACACGCGGCCTGGATCGCCGGGCGCACCGGCGCGCCGGTCGAGTTGCTGCATGTGCTGGGACGGCGCGAGGCACCGGCGACGCAGGATCTGTCCGGCTCGATCCGACTGGGTGCGCGGTCGTCGCTGCTGGCCGAACTGGCCGCGCTGGACGAGCAGCGCGCCAAGCTGATCAGCCATCGCGGGCGCGAGATCCTGGACGATGCGCGCGCGTTGGTCGCCGCGCAGGGCGCGGTCGAGATCACCACCCGCCTGCGCCACGGCGATCTGGTCGAGGCGGTGAGCGAGGTCGAGGCACAGGCCCGCGTCATCGTCATCGGCAAGCGCGGCGAGGCGGCGGATTTCGCCAAGGGGCATCTGGGCTCGAACATGGAGCGCATCGTGCGCGCTTCGCACAAGCCGGTCATGGTCGCCTCGCGGGCGTTCCGGCCGATCGACAAGGTGCTGGTGGCCTATGATGGCGGCGCGTCGGCGATGAAGGCGGTCGATCACATCGCCCGCTCGCCGCTTTTCAAGGGGTTGCGCGTCGAAGTGGTGACGGTCGGCAGCGAAACCGCTGAGGTCACGAAGGGGTTGAGCGACGCCAAGGCGATGCTGCGCTCGGCCGGGATCATGGCCGATACGCGGGTTCTGCCCGGTCAGCCGGACAAGGCGCTGGGCGGCTATGTCGATGAAGCCGGGTTTGGCATGCTGGTGATGGGGGCCTATGGCCATTCGCGCATCCGCAGCCTGATCATCGGCTCGACCACCACGGAAATGGTGCGCTCGTGCAAGGTGCCGGTGGTGCTGATGCGCTGA
- a CDS encoding DUF2306 domain-containing protein: protein MLLSLPRWYSWFFWIGALSVGLISLRTLVLPLDVVMPAMAHYLADVPLGLQAHIIAAPLALILAPFQLWRSLRARRPVLHRWTGRAYGLAVLVAAIGSLVMVPHFTGSTFAALGFVALAVLWIGFTALGIAKARAGDLSAHRRWILRSVALTFAAVTLRLIMAPLMAMGWELNDTYLITAWGSWLINLAVLEVWQARRLQPA, encoded by the coding sequence ATGCTCCTGTCACTCCCTCGCTGGTATTCGTGGTTCTTCTGGATCGGCGCGCTGTCCGTCGGTCTGATATCGCTGCGGACCCTGGTTCTGCCGCTTGACGTGGTGATGCCCGCCATGGCGCATTACCTCGCTGATGTGCCGCTGGGCCTGCAGGCGCATATCATCGCGGCACCCCTTGCGCTGATCCTTGCGCCCTTCCAGCTGTGGCGCAGCCTGCGCGCGCGCCGACCGGTGCTGCACCGCTGGACCGGGCGCGCCTATGGGCTGGCCGTGCTGGTCGCGGCCATCGGCTCGCTTGTCATGGTGCCGCATTTCACCGGCTCGACCTTTGCCGCGCTGGGATTCGTCGCGCTGGCGGTGCTGTGGATCGGCTTCACCGCGCTGGGCATCGCCAAGGCCCGCGCCGGAGACCTGAGCGCCCACCGCCGCTGGATACTGCGCTCGGTCGCGCTGACCTTCGCCGCCGTCACGCTGCGGCTGATCATGGCGCCGCTGATGGCGATGGGCTGGGAATTGAACGATACGTATCTGATCACCGCCTGGGGCAGCTGGCTGATCAATCTGGCGGTGCTGGAAGTCTGGCAGGCCCGTCGCCTGCAGCCCGCCTGA
- a CDS encoding ETC complex I subunit — protein sequence MRARIYRPSRNAMQSGMARTKAWVLDFAASEARVKDPLMGWTGSSDTQSQVKLRFATQAEAEAYAKAQGIDYVVQQPKERAANIRNGGYGENFATNRKQVWTH from the coding sequence ATGCGCGCCCGCATCTATCGCCCCTCTCGCAATGCCATGCAATCGGGCATGGCCCGGACCAAAGCCTGGGTGCTGGACTTCGCCGCGAGCGAAGCGCGCGTGAAAGATCCGCTGATGGGATGGACCGGGTCCAGCGATACGCAAAGCCAGGTCAAACTGCGCTTTGCCACGCAGGCTGAGGCTGAGGCCTACGCCAAGGCGCAGGGCATCGACTATGTCGTGCAGCAACCCAAGGAACGCGCCGCGAATATCCGCAACGGCGGTTACGGCGAGAATTTCGCGACCAACCGCAAACAGGTCTGGACGCACTGA
- the uvrB gene encoding excinuclease ABC subunit UvrB — protein MHNNRPDVLNDMPFAAVPKREKLEGGKRFVLSTPFEPAGDQPTAIAELSRGVRDGEQNQVLLGATGTGKTFTMAKIIEETQRPAIILAPNKTLAAQLYGEFKGFFPDNAVEYFVSYYDYYQPEAYVARTDTYIEKESQINEAIDRMRHSATRALLERDDVIIVASVSCIYGIGSVETYSAMSQDLVVGDLYDPRVVISELVSQQYRRNDAAFSRGAFRVRGDVIEVWPAHLDDRAWRLSFFGEELEGITEFDPLTGKKTDSFDKIRIYANSHYVTPRPTMQQAIKGIKAELFQTLKHMNESGKLLEAQRLEQRTNFDLEMLEATGVCNGIENYSRYLTGRAPGEPPPTLFEFIPDNAIVFADESHVSVPQIGGMYKGDFRRKSVLAEHGFRLPSCMDNRPLKFEEWDAMRPQSVFVSATPSNWEMEQAGGVFAEQVIRPTGLLDPVIEIRPVSMQVDDLLDEVRRVAAAGMRVLATTLTKRMAEDLTEYLHEQGIRVRYMHSDIDTIERIEILRDLRLGTFDVLVGINLLREGLDIPECGLVAILDADKEGFLRSETSLIQTIGRAARNVDGRVIMYADRVTGSMQRAMDETNRRRAKQMAYNTEHGITPQTVKKNVDDVLAGLWQGDTDQSRVTAKIDKPMVGANLAAHLDALRTAMRKAAENLEFEEAARLRDEVKRLEAVELAIADDPLARQSAVDEAVEGAVKQRGRSTGGKAGSFGKPGKRKR, from the coding sequence ATGCACAACAACCGCCCCGACGTGCTGAACGACATGCCCTTCGCCGCCGTGCCCAAGCGCGAAAAGCTGGAGGGCGGCAAGCGATTCGTGCTGTCGACCCCGTTTGAACCGGCTGGCGACCAGCCCACCGCCATCGCCGAGCTGTCGCGCGGCGTGCGCGACGGCGAGCAGAATCAGGTGCTGCTGGGCGCCACGGGCACCGGCAAGACCTTCACGATGGCTAAAATCATCGAAGAAACCCAGCGCCCGGCGATCATTCTGGCCCCGAACAAGACGCTGGCTGCGCAATTGTATGGGGAATTCAAGGGCTTCTTCCCCGACAACGCCGTTGAGTATTTCGTAAGCTATTACGATTACTACCAACCCGAGGCCTATGTCGCGCGCACCGACACCTATATCGAGAAGGAGAGCCAGATCAACGAAGCCATCGACCGGATGCGCCACTCGGCGACCCGGGCGCTGTTGGAACGCGACGATGTGATCATCGTCGCCTCGGTCAGTTGTATCTACGGTATCGGCTCGGTCGAGACGTACTCGGCCATGTCGCAGGATCTGGTGGTGGGCGACCTCTATGATCCGCGCGTGGTGATTTCCGAGCTGGTCTCGCAGCAATACCGCCGCAACGACGCGGCCTTTTCGCGCGGGGCGTTCCGGGTGCGCGGCGATGTGATCGAGGTATGGCCAGCCCACCTTGATGACCGCGCGTGGCGGCTGTCGTTCTTTGGCGAAGAGCTGGAGGGTATCACCGAATTCGATCCGCTGACCGGAAAAAAGACCGACAGCTTCGACAAGATCCGCATCTACGCCAACAGCCACTACGTCACCCCGCGCCCGACGATGCAGCAGGCCATCAAGGGCATCAAGGCCGAGCTGTTCCAGACGCTCAAACACATGAACGAGAGCGGCAAACTGCTGGAAGCGCAGCGGCTTGAGCAACGGACCAACTTCGACCTTGAGATGCTGGAGGCAACCGGCGTCTGCAACGGGATCGAAAACTACTCGCGCTATCTGACCGGCCGCGCCCCCGGCGAGCCGCCGCCCACGCTGTTCGAATTCATCCCCGACAACGCCATCGTTTTCGCCGATGAATCCCACGTCAGCGTGCCGCAGATCGGTGGCATGTATAAGGGTGACTTTCGGCGCAAATCGGTGCTGGCGGAACACGGGTTCCGCCTGCCCAGCTGCATGGACAACCGGCCGCTCAAGTTCGAGGAATGGGATGCGATGCGCCCGCAGTCGGTGTTCGTGTCAGCGACCCCGTCGAACTGGGAGATGGAACAGGCCGGCGGCGTCTTTGCCGAGCAGGTCATCCGCCCCACCGGCCTGCTGGATCCGGTGATCGAGATCCGGCCGGTGTCGATGCAGGTCGACGATCTGCTGGATGAGGTGCGCCGGGTGGCGGCGGCGGGCATGCGTGTGCTGGCGACGACCCTGACCAAGCGCATGGCCGAGGATCTGACGGAATACCTGCACGAACAGGGCATCCGCGTGCGCTATATGCACTCGGACATCGACACCATCGAACGTATTGAAATCCTGCGCGATTTGCGGCTTGGCACCTTTGACGTGCTGGTCGGCATCAACCTGTTGCGCGAGGGGTTGGATATTCCCGAATGCGGGCTGGTGGCGATTCTGGATGCGGATAAAGAGGGTTTCCTGCGCTCGGAAACCTCGCTCATTCAGACGATTGGCCGCGCCGCGCGCAACGTCGACGGGCGGGTGATCATGTATGCCGACCGGGTCACCGGGTCGATGCAGCGCGCGATGGACGAAACCAACCGCCGCCGCGCCAAGCAGATGGCCTATAACACCGAACATGGCATCACGCCGCAGACCGTGAAGAAGAACGTCGACGACGTGCTGGCCGGGCTCTGGCAAGGCGATACCGATCAATCGCGGGTCACCGCCAAGATCGACAAACCGATGGTCGGTGCCAATCTGGCCGCGCATCTGGACGCGCTGCGCACCGCGATGCGCAAGGCGGCCGAGAATCTGGAGTTCGAGGAAGCGGCGCGGCTGCGTGATGAGGTCAAGCGGCTGGAAGCGGTGGAACTGGCCATCGCCGACGACCCGCTGGCGCGCCAATCGGCGGTGGACGAGGCGGTCGAAGGGGCGGTCAAGCAGCGCGGGCGCTCGACGGGCGGCA
- a CDS encoding PhnA domain-containing protein, whose translation MINAALSARANNECEFCGASGDLAALSFAPGGDVLLCPVCRGDADPDSPAHWQCLQGAAWSTEPDVQFAVYRTLASLDESWATELRDTMTLSDEAQAWADAPLAIEHRDANGVLLERGDTVVLLKDLPVKGSSMIAKRGTAVRSIALVHDNAGQIEGKVDGQRIVILTEFVKKR comes from the coding sequence ATGATCAACGCCGCCCTGAGTGCCCGCGCCAACAATGAATGTGAATTTTGCGGCGCGAGCGGCGATCTTGCTGCGCTGTCCTTTGCCCCCGGCGGCGATGTCCTGCTCTGCCCGGTCTGTCGCGGCGACGCCGATCCTGACAGCCCGGCGCATTGGCAGTGCCTGCAAGGGGCAGCGTGGTCGACCGAGCCGGACGTGCAGTTCGCCGTCTATCGCACGCTTGCCAGCCTTGACGAAAGCTGGGCGACCGAGTTGCGCGACACCATGACCCTGTCGGACGAAGCGCAGGCCTGGGCCGATGCACCCCTGGCGATCGAGCACCGCGATGCCAATGGCGTTCTGCTTGAGCGGGGCGATACGGTCGTCTTGCTCAAGGATCTGCCGGTCAAGGGCTCAAGCATGATCGCCAAACGCGGCACCGCTGTGCGCAGCATCGCGCTGGTGCATGACAACGCAGGCCAGATCGAGGGCAAGGTTGACGGCCAACGCATCGTGATCCTGACAGAGTTCGTGAAAAAACGCTGA
- a CDS encoding winged helix-turn-helix transcriptional regulator, with translation MARKSYNEGCLAAHALDLIGDRWAILVLRELMLGPKRFSTIKSGLPGIATNVLTQRLEGLEAGGLLERRDLPPPSLGHIYALTAAGDGTRGILDALCRWGMRQPGYDPRKFISPTALMFSLFTFYIPAPKRLHAGFVMGDESFVAEAGPHGLTASVGAAEGDIILKGTGNEMSAVIYGRKPLETMVADGRIQASGDLAVGQALIDRFTLKA, from the coding sequence ATGGCGCGCAAATCCTACAATGAGGGCTGCCTTGCCGCCCACGCGCTGGATCTTATCGGTGACCGCTGGGCGATTCTGGTCCTGCGCGAGCTGATGCTGGGGCCAAAGCGCTTCAGCACCATCAAGTCGGGACTGCCGGGAATTGCCACCAATGTGCTGACCCAGCGGCTGGAGGGTCTGGAAGCTGGTGGCTTGCTCGAACGCCGCGACCTGCCCCCGCCATCACTGGGCCACATCTATGCGCTGACCGCGGCAGGCGACGGCACGCGCGGCATTCTGGACGCGCTGTGCCGGTGGGGCATGCGCCAGCCGGGCTATGACCCGCGCAAGTTCATCAGCCCGACGGCGCTGATGTTTTCGCTCTTCACCTTCTACATCCCTGCGCCCAAACGGCTGCACGCCGGATTCGTGATGGGCGATGAAAGCTTTGTCGCCGAGGCGGGACCGCACGGGCTGACCGCCAGCGTCGGTGCCGCTGAGGGGGATATCATCCTCAAGGGCACCGGCAACGAGATGTCGGCGGTGATCTATGGCCGCAAGCCGCTGGAAACCATGGTTGCCGATGGCCGTATCCAGGCGTCGGGCGATCTGGCGGTGGGTCAGGCACTCATTGATCGTTTCACGCTAAAAGCGTGA
- a CDS encoding TetR/AcrR family transcriptional regulator, with protein MTNDAAPSPDTLRDRLIEAGLALLIEDGPDGLTLRRAAARAGVSHAAPAHHFKGLSGLRTAIAARAFAIFADAMLSRLAEAPDRPFARLLAISDGYLDFAKSRSGLFHIMFGCPDLDTTDPDLLRESDRAYGTLRIGCLPFSGGVPDPVLEGLVWSSVHGYATLGFNDPTRRVNDGALPFEAMLARIVPRDGDQHAPDTATQATSPLPPRQVPR; from the coding sequence ATGACCAACGATGCCGCGCCTTCCCCCGACACCCTGCGTGACCGCTTGATCGAGGCAGGGCTCGCCCTGTTGATCGAAGACGGCCCTGACGGCCTGACCCTGCGGCGCGCCGCTGCGCGCGCGGGCGTGTCACACGCCGCCCCGGCGCATCATTTCAAGGGGTTGTCCGGGCTGCGCACCGCCATTGCCGCGCGCGCCTTCGCGATTTTTGCCGACGCGATGCTGTCCCGGCTGGCCGAGGCCCCGGACCGCCCTTTCGCCCGCCTGCTGGCGATCAGCGACGGGTATCTGGACTTTGCCAAAAGCCGCTCGGGCCTGTTTCACATCATGTTCGGCTGCCCCGATCTGGATACGACCGACCCCGATCTGCTGCGCGAATCGGACCGGGCTTACGGCACGCTGCGCATCGGCTGTCTGCCGTTTTCGGGGGGCGTGCCCGATCCCGTGCTTGAGGGGCTGGTTTGGTCGTCCGTGCATGGTTACGCGACGCTGGGGTTCAATGACCCGACGCGCAGGGTCAACGACGGCGCGCTGCCGTTCGAGGCGATGCTGGCCCGGATCGTGCCGCGTGACGGCGATCAGCACGCGCCGGACACCGCGACACAGGCGACCAGCCCTCTGCCACCGCGACAGGTGCCGCGGTAA
- a CDS encoding CsbD family protein: protein MNSDQVEGKWKQLKGEAKVQWGKLTDDDLDVVAGHKDKLAGKIQERYGKSKEEAEAEVDRFWAK, encoded by the coding sequence ATGAACAGCGACCAAGTCGAAGGCAAGTGGAAGCAGCTCAAAGGTGAGGCCAAAGTCCAGTGGGGCAAGCTGACCGACGACGATCTCGACGTCGTGGCAGGCCACAAGGACAAGCTGGCCGGCAAGATCCAGGAACGCTACGGCAAGTCCAAGGAAGAAGCCGAAGCCGAGGTTGATCGCTTCTGGGCCAAGTGA